ATCCGGCACCTGTTACTCCTGTCGTGTCGAGGACCATCTCACTGTAGTCGAGGCCTCCCCCAGACCCGATTCGTCACGTAGTTTCACGTGAAACACCATGTCGAGGGCACCCGCGCCGTTTCACGTGAAACAGTGCAGCAATCGACGGTCGTGGCGCACACCCTGTTTCACGTGAAACACCGGCAGCCCGCGCTAGCGAACGACGGCGCGGATGACGCGCGTGGGTTCGTCGATCACGCCGTCACCTACCGGTTCGACACGAACGTGCGTGAGGCGGAAGGTACGGATCACTTTCTGCGCAGCGGTGATCTCATTGGCTGCGTTCGCTCCCTTGAGGAGAATCAGCTCGCCGCCGTTACGCACCAGCGGCGCCGTGATCGGGATGAGCGTGCGGAATGCGCTGACGGCCCGCGCGGTCACGGCATCCAGGACCGAGCCCTCAGCCCATTCCTCGCCGCGAGCACGCACGATCTGGACGTTGTCGAGGCCGAGCTCGTCGGTCTGCTCCGTCAGCCAGGCGACACGACGCTCCATCGGCTCGATCAGCACCCAGCGCACGTCAGGACGCGCGATAGCGAGCACAAGACCTGGAAGGCCGGCCCCGGACCCGATGTCACCGACGCGTGAACCGGCCGTGAACAGCGGGGCCGCCACAGCACTGTTCAGGATGTGACGGGTCCAGATGCGGGGGAGTTCGAGTGGCCCGATGAGCCCACGCTCCTCGCCCTGCGCGATCAGCGCATCGGTGAAGCGACGTGCGAGGTCGATCCGATCGCCGAAAACAGCCGATGCGGCATCCGGTTCGGACTCGGGTGTTTCACGTGAAACGTCAGCCACGTCGAAGAACCGTGTGGCGGTCAGCACCCTCACCGTATGACTCCGACACGAGGCCGTGCTCAGCCGCGATGTCATGGATGAGCTTGCGTTCGTAGCTCGACATCGGAGGAAGGGATGCCTGTGAGGCACCCTCGTCGAGCCGCTCCACCGCACGCTCGACGAGCTTCTGCAGCTGGCCGCGTCGCGCGTCGCGCGATCCACCGACGTCCAGGATGAGGCGGGAGAACCGCCCCGTCTTGGTCTGCACGGCGATGCGAGTCAGTTCCTGGAGCGCCTGCACGGTGTCGGGGTCGGCGAGCAGTGCGAGAGCATCGGGCCGCTCGTTCTCCACGGAGACGTAGGCGCGGCCGGCGCGCACGTCGAGGGTGAGGTCGCCATCGATGTCGGCGATGTCGAGGATTCCCTCGACGAAGTCCGCGGCGATGTCGCCTTCCTGCTCG
This DNA window, taken from Microbacterium sp. MM2322, encodes the following:
- the rsmG gene encoding 16S rRNA (guanine(527)-N(7))-methyltransferase RsmG; the protein is MLTATRFFDVADVSRETPESEPDAASAVFGDRIDLARRFTDALIAQGEERGLIGPLELPRIWTRHILNSAVAAPLFTAGSRVGDIGSGAGLPGLVLAIARPDVRWVLIEPMERRVAWLTEQTDELGLDNVQIVRARGEEWAEGSVLDAVTARAVSAFRTLIPITAPLVRNGGELILLKGANAANEITAAQKVIRTFRLTHVRVEPVGDGVIDEPTRVIRAVVR
- a CDS encoding R3H domain-containing nucleic acid-binding protein; this encodes MTTTEQNPSARPAPTVDELEQEGDIAADFVEGILDIADIDGDLTLDVRAGRAYVSVENERPDALALLADPDTVQALQELTRIAVQTKTGRFSRLILDVGGSRDARRGQLQKLVERAVERLDEGASQASLPPMSSYERKLIHDIAAEHGLVSESYGEGADRHTVLRRG